The Ranitomeya variabilis isolate aRanVar5 chromosome 7, aRanVar5.hap1, whole genome shotgun sequence genome includes a window with the following:
- the LOC143784313 gene encoding uncharacterized protein LOC143784313: MPMTCPNCHRVTTILAKHLRRRCGKFDTDDQRKATLATARQNLMKIASKGGTIKYEDIMSLGSLENVVPFLENRGFLVLNKPRTVRDVETQTPSTSAEQAPTEGSPAPMDRERNFQESLSMLHQSPTVSPYGVAGSPPPMDPEDFDDRLETDERIGSIQVGEIGESQSCDSNIADQVEASEDVSADIPTSADIPTCADPGQAPGHLAEETDDSSAMENEDEEGPSTLDSQTQKILQTKWSTDVRKKIKTAGLYKRHSLTHPILQRFADHLKNTLRVQNYKQEVENVARFLYFMDPEQVTLNFVLNIQRAVDFFNKLQDLKLTSQTIFNYLKHLKRFIQHQLRATNLAHENRELYDAFKIFKGVTKEIQARLSKGISKEVVGKRYKALNTLTMTAAEAQKILDVAKRDFLKCLRKVCAGSKVKEQQLQILNYLECLLVLKHGQRPGVVQHMSVSEWKERVAHQYKGDNFVVIGVKEHKTSTQQVACFVLTPTEEEWFNVYFTYVRPVLSSTENPDDPFFVSTTGHAVYNVTNDMNRFHRKYKLPLVTSQMVRKLLETWTNSRCTDVQQRLVARYLAHSNITADRSYREKNMDDICHAYNILKEAREESQEPTASTSRAAEQSSSGRRDQTADSDSDEEEYSSARAHIPSFHMETRSRQKQLRERSSSRTEEPRTSQRTDWRMNPVVMLKRL; encoded by the exons ATGCCCATGACCTGTCCCAACTGCCACAGAGTAACAACCATACTCGCCAAACATCTCAGGCGGCGGTGTGGTAAGTTTGACACGGATGACCAGCGAAAAGCTACTTTGGCAACCGCGAGGCAGAACCTGATGAAAATTGCATCCAAGGGAGGGACCATCAAGTATGAAGACATAATGTCTCTTGGGTCCTTAGAGAATGTGGTTCCCTTTCTGGAGAATAGAGGATTCCTTGTGTTAAACAAGCCAAG GACTGTCCGAGATGTGGAGACACAGACACCTTCCACCAGTGCTGAGCAAGCACCTACGGAGGGATCTCCAGCCCCTATGGATAGAGAACGCAATTTCCAAGAGAGCTTGAG CATGCTCCATCAGTCGCCAACTGTCAGTCCCTACGGTGTGGCGGGATCTCCACCCCCTATGGATCCTGAAGACTTTGATGACAGATTGGAGACCGACGAGCGTATCGGAAGTATCCAAGTCGGAGAGATTGGCGAGAG CCAATCCTGTGACAGCAACATTGCTGATCAAGTCGAGGCTTCCGAAGATGTGTCTGCGGACATACCTACCTCTGCGGACATACCTACCTGTGCGGACCCGGGACAAGCACCTGGGCATCTCGCAGAAGAAACTGATGACTCGTCAGCAATGGAAAATGAGGATGAAGAGGGACCCAGTACCTTGGATTCGCAAACACAGAA AATTCTGCAGACAAAATGGTCAACGGATGTCAGGAAAAAGATAAAGACTGCAGGACTTTATAAGCGTCATTCTCTAACTCATCCGATCTTGCAAAGGTTTGCTGATCATTTAAAAAATACCTTGCGTGTTCAAAATTACAAGCAAGAAGTAGAGAATGTTGCCAGATTCCTGTACtttatggacccagagcaggtgacCCTGAATTTTGTGCTAAACATCCAGAGGGCTGTCGATTTTTTTAACAAGCTACAAGATTTGAAGCTAACATCTCAGACAATATTTAACTACTTAAAGCATCTGAAGAGATTCATACAACATCAACTCAGGGCAACCAATCTGGCACATGAGAACAGGGAATTATATGATGCCTTTAAAATATTCAAAGGGGTGACAAAAGAGATCCAGGCTAGGCTGTCCAAAGGGATTTCAAAGGAGGTTGTTGGCAAAAG ATATAAAGCATTGAATACTTTAACAATGACCGCAGCGGAGGCTCAAAAAATTCTGGATGTCGCCAAACGGGATTTTTTGAAGTGTCTCAGAAAGGTTTGTGCAGGGAGCAAAGTGAAAGAACAGCAACTGCAAATCCTCAATTACCTGGAGTGCCTCCTAGTGCTGAAGCACGGACAAAGACCAGGAGTAGTGCAACACATGAGT GTTTCTGAGTGGAAGGAGAGGGTTGCACATCAGTATAAAGGAGACAACTTTGTGGTCATCGGGGTCAAAGAACACAAGACGTCAACACAACAAGTGGCATGCTTTGTATTGACTCCAACCGAAGAAGAG TGGTTCAATGTGTATTTCACATATGTGCGACCAGTACTGAGCAGTACCGAAAATCCGGACGATCCTTTTTTTGTGTCGACTACAGGGCATGCGGTTTACAACGTAACAAACGATATGAACCGTTTCCACAGGAA gtatAAACTCCCCCTAGTCACCAGCCAGATGGTGAGGAAGCTGCTAGAAACCTGGACTAACTCGAGATGTACAGATGTGCAACAACGTCTAGTCGCCAGGTATTTGGCACATTCCAATATAACAGCGGACAGGAGCTATAGGGAGAAGAACATGGATGACATTTGCCATGCCTATAACATACTGAAGGAAGCACGGGAGGAGAGTCAAGAACCCACAGCCAGCACCTCCAG GGCTGCAGAACAGAGCAGCAGTGGAAGAAGAGACCAGACAGCTGACTCTGATAGTGATGAAGAAGAGTATTCGAGTGCAAG GGCACATATACCTTCTTTTCACATGGAAACTCGATCGAGGCAGAAGCAGTTAAGGGAAAGGAGCTCATCAAG gACTGAAGAACCAAGGACATCGCAGAGGACAGATTGGAGGATGAACCCTGTGGTCATGCTGAAGCGACTGTAA